A genomic region of Sideroxydans sp. CL21 contains the following coding sequences:
- a CDS encoding phosphoribosylaminoimidazolesuccinocarboxamide synthase produces the protein MSALHESNLPSLKFLHRGKVRDLYEVDADHLLIVQTDRLSAFDVILPTPIPGKGEVLTAVSNFWFKKLGNVIPNHLSGIDPESVVKTDAERAQVRGRAFVTKKLKPLPIEAIVRGYLVGSGWKDYKKTGAVCGIQLPAGLQEAQKLPQPLFTPSTKAAIGEHDENISFEEARKLLGAELAEQVKNATLALYTQAADYALTRGIIIADTKFEFGVDKAGKLYLIDEALTPDSSRFWPADQYKVGSNPPSFDKQFVRDWLESSGWNKQPPAPQVPADVLQKTADKYREAQRLLTGT, from the coding sequence TGCATCGCGGCAAGGTGCGAGACCTGTATGAAGTCGACGCCGATCATCTGCTGATCGTTCAGACGGATCGCTTGTCCGCGTTCGATGTGATTCTTCCCACGCCGATTCCAGGCAAGGGCGAAGTACTGACGGCCGTATCCAATTTCTGGTTCAAGAAATTGGGCAATGTCATTCCCAATCATCTTTCCGGAATCGATCCCGAATCCGTTGTGAAAACCGATGCCGAGCGCGCGCAAGTTCGCGGCCGCGCCTTTGTCACCAAGAAACTCAAGCCGTTGCCGATAGAAGCGATCGTGCGCGGCTATCTGGTAGGCTCCGGCTGGAAAGATTACAAGAAGACCGGTGCTGTGTGCGGCATCCAACTGCCTGCGGGATTGCAGGAAGCACAAAAACTGCCGCAACCGCTATTCACGCCTTCAACGAAAGCGGCCATAGGCGAGCATGATGAGAACATTTCGTTTGAAGAAGCCAGGAAACTGCTGGGTGCAGAGTTGGCCGAACAAGTGAAGAACGCCACGCTGGCGCTTTATACACAGGCTGCTGATTACGCATTGACACGCGGGATCATCATCGCGGACACCAAATTCGAATTCGGCGTGGACAAAGCGGGCAAGCTCTATCTGATTGACGAGGCCTTGACACCGGATTCCTCACGTTTCTGGCCTGCAGACCAATACAAAGTCGGCAGCAATCCGCCCAGTTTCGACAAACAGTTTGTACGCGACTGGCTGGAATCTTCAGGTTGGAACAAGCAACCGCCGGCTCCCCAGGTGCCCGCAGATGTTCTGCAAAAGACCGCGGACAAATACCGCGAAGCGCAGCGCTTGCTGACGGGCACATGA